From the genome of Methanobrevibacter sp., one region includes:
- a CDS encoding histidinol phosphate phosphatase domain-containing protein: MNKRIDLHMHSLFSDGELLPSELARRALKLNHEVIAITDHVDWSNVESIPAIQDAIDDINANWDITVVLGAEVTHAPVESIDGIAKRAKELGAQIIVVHGETLNEPVTPGTNLAAVKSEHVDILAHPGLISRKEAELALENNVYLEISARKGHCLGNGHVANTAREVGNNLIVDTDTHAPGDIITFEKSYEIALGAGLTHSEAMKAIVDNPRQLLKSKGIL; this comes from the coding sequence TTGAATAAGAGAATCGATTTGCATATGCACAGCCTGTTTAGTGACGGGGAACTATTGCCTTCCGAACTTGCAAGAAGAGCGCTTAAACTGAACCATGAAGTAATAGCCATTACGGACCATGTTGACTGGTCAAATGTCGAGTCCATTCCGGCAATTCAGGACGCAATTGACGATATTAATGCCAACTGGGACATCACCGTTGTTTTAGGCGCAGAGGTTACACATGCCCCTGTCGAGTCCATTGACGGCATTGCCAAAAGGGCAAAAGAGCTGGGAGCTCAAATAATCGTCGTTCACGGGGAAACATTAAATGAGCCTGTAACTCCAGGAACCAACCTTGCCGCAGTCAAATCCGAACATGTTGACATACTGGCACATCCCGGCCTGATTAGCAGAAAGGAAGCAGAACTTGCACTTGAAAATAATGTCTATCTCGAGATTTCCGCCCGTAAAGGCCACTGCCTTGGAAACGGGCATGTGGCAAACACTGCAAGGGAAGTTGGAAACAATTTAATCGTCGATACAGATACCCACGCGCCGGGAGACATCATTACCTTTGAAAAATCATATGAGATTGCACTGGGTGCAGGTTTGACCCACAGCGAAGCAATGAAAGCCATTGTTGACAATCCCCGCCAGCTGCTGAAAAGCAAAGGAATTTTATGA
- a CDS encoding 2,5-diamino-6-(ribosylamino)-4(3H)-pyrimidinone 5'-phosphate reductase gives MRPYVILNAAMTLDGKIATQTGSSNISGQKDLKRVHELRKECDAIMVGIGTVIADDPRLTVHKIDAGPEDNPVRIVVDSKGRTPADARITNGDAKTILACAREYKDEIESSQKYETFKRKGVRFFYSGSTRVDLVSFMSYLHEEGIEKLMLEGGSTLNFSMIKAGLIDEIRICVAPMVVGGANAKTFFDGEGFEQMDDAVKLELTDSYALDKDLILTYRVLK, from the coding sequence ATGAGGCCTTATGTAATACTGAATGCAGCTATGACCTTAGACGGTAAAATCGCAACCCAAACCGGAAGTTCAAACATTTCAGGCCAAAAGGATTTAAAGAGGGTTCATGAACTTAGGAAGGAATGTGACGCAATCATGGTTGGAATCGGAACGGTTATTGCAGATGACCCGAGACTGACTGTTCACAAAATCGATGCTGGGCCTGAGGACAATCCCGTACGTATTGTAGTTGACAGTAAAGGAAGAACTCCTGCTGATGCCCGAATCACAAACGGGGATGCAAAAACAATCCTCGCCTGTGCAAGAGAGTATAAGGATGAGATTGAATCATCACAAAAGTATGAAACATTTAAAAGGAAAGGAGTCAGATTTTTCTATTCAGGTTCCACCAGAGTTGATCTGGTCTCATTTATGAGCTATCTTCACGAGGAGGGGATTGAAAAATTAATGCTTGAAGGAGGATCAACCCTAAACTTTTCCATGATAAAGGCAGGCCTTATTGATGAGATAAGAATATGCGTTGCACCTATGGTGGTGGGCGGAGCCAATGCCAAAACATTCTTTGACGGTGAAGGTTTTGAGCAGATGGACGATGCGGTAAAACTGGAACTTACAGATTCATACGCTCTGGATAAAGACCTTATTTTAACCTATAGGGTATTAAAATAA
- a CDS encoding DUF2115 family protein — translation MKAPCLLKIIRKDLNHLNKDINDTDRLARYNLKTYDEIFSGKLKKDFEIDDKLTESFIKDVDFYFDRYEAENREFIKNISPYLALIAEKPINPLRK, via the coding sequence ATGAAAGCTCCATGTCTTTTAAAAATCATCCGAAAAGATTTAAATCACTTAAATAAAGATATAAACGATACAGACAGGCTTGCAAGATATAACCTAAAGACATATGATGAGATATTCTCTGGGAAATTAAAAAAAGATTTTGAAATTGATGATAAACTGACTGAAAGCTTCATTAAAGATGTTGACTTTTATTTTGACAGGTATGAGGCAGAAAACAGAGAATTTATTAAAAACATTTCACCCTACCTGGCGCTAATAGCTGAAAAGCCCATTAATCCATTGCGAAAATAA
- a CDS encoding glycosyltransferase 4 family protein — translation MMILPQIPLYGIAIICGLLSFFVTRLSMPRIIQKLENADIVGKDIHKSWKPVVAEMGGFGILFGFIMGMFSGIYMHDILAFKLVIVLVVILLVGLIGIADDLLALSSKEKFSLLFLAGLPLMWAAPPNVGLLYLITIPIALSIGSNLTNMLAGLNGIESGLGIISMASLTLACIILGKYDVTIISMSMLGALIAFLYFNRYPAKIFPGDTGTLIIGAAIVCIAFIGRVKLIAFVILMPNIIDAALKFYSAGFMNRQQQRPTQLNEDGKLVRPDAGFKSLIRLILRKPIAEKDAVRIIWAIGLIFGVIGIAIALTMPGIIENKTLVNFLQIKEMFYYI, via the coding sequence ATGATGATTTTACCGCAAATTCCTTTATATGGGATAGCCATAATCTGTGGTCTACTATCTTTTTTTGTAACCAGATTGTCTATGCCGAGGATTATACAAAAACTTGAAAATGCTGATATTGTTGGAAAGGACATTCACAAATCATGGAAGCCGGTCGTTGCTGAGATGGGAGGATTTGGAATTCTTTTCGGATTTATTATGGGAATGTTTTCAGGAATATACATGCACGATATTCTTGCGTTTAAACTTGTAATTGTTCTTGTTGTAATACTGCTTGTCGGATTAATCGGAATAGCTGATGATCTGCTTGCGCTGTCTTCAAAGGAAAAATTCTCTTTGCTGTTTTTAGCAGGCCTTCCGTTAATGTGGGCGGCACCTCCAAATGTGGGATTGCTATACCTGATTACAATTCCGATTGCACTTTCAATCGGGTCTAACCTGACAAACATGCTTGCAGGATTAAACGGAATAGAATCAGGACTTGGAATTATTTCAATGGCCTCACTTACATTGGCATGTATCATTCTTGGAAAATACGATGTAACAATCATTTCAATGAGTATGCTTGGGGCATTAATCGCATTTCTCTACTTCAACAGATATCCGGCAAAGATATTTCCTGGTGACACCGGCACACTAATCATTGGTGCTGCAATCGTTTGTATCGCATTTATCGGACGTGTAAAATTAATTGCATTTGTCATATTGATGCCGAACATTATTGATGCGGCTTTAAAGTTCTATTCAGCAGGTTTTATGAACCGTCAGCAGCAAAGACCAACCCAATTAAATGAGGACGGCAAATTGGTAAGGCCTGATGCAGGTTTTAAATCATTAATCAGATTGATTTTAAGAAAACCGATTGCAGAAAAGGATGCCGTGAGAATAATCTGGGCCATCGGTTTAATCTTCGGCGTAATAGGTATTGCAATAGCATTAACAATGCCTGGAATCATTGAAAACAAAACTCTTGTAAACTTTTTACAGATTAAGGAAATGTTCTATTATATATAG
- a CDS encoding FprA family A-type flavoprotein: MKAKAFKIADGVYWVGVLHWNSRTFHGYGIPGSTYNAYLVFGEEKTVLIDNVYTGLFDQFDARVKDAFKQEGKEFKIDVFVQNHSEMDHSTYLRETIDKYNPDAEIYASQNCINFLEAQYHNFSDLEITPVGTGDEIDIGGRTLKFISAPMLHWPDSMFTFLAEDGILFSNDAFGQHVCHSKRLDTDYNVDEILRQAQKYYANLVTLGSPMLRMKLQELIDADLVSQIKMIAPCHGQIWTNPAPILEKYSEWGSGVCNDKITVIYDTMHHSTEKLAFQIAEGIMSEGVEVRMYYMQEDGPDDVITDILDSKAIALGVPTMMNKPFPRIGNMMYWLDCVNFKGTGSEKNALVFSSKGWGGGAVAKLEKELEAAGFNVTDTLDVLFVPDEDVLEEAFEKGAALARSIKE; encoded by the coding sequence ATGAAAGCAAAAGCATTTAAAATAGCCGACGGCGTATACTGGGTTGGAGTACTTCATTGGAACAGCAGAACTTTTCACGGATACGGAATTCCTGGTTCTACCTACAATGCATACCTGGTATTCGGCGAAGAAAAAACTGTATTAATTGACAATGTTTATACAGGTCTTTTTGACCAGTTTGATGCAAGAGTAAAAGATGCCTTTAAACAGGAAGGAAAGGAATTTAAAATTGATGTGTTTGTTCAAAACCACTCTGAAATGGATCACTCAACATACTTGAGGGAAACTATCGACAAATATAATCCCGATGCTGAAATATATGCATCACAAAACTGCATTAATTTCCTGGAAGCCCAATACCATAATTTCTCAGACTTGGAAATTACTCCCGTTGGAACTGGTGATGAAATAGATATTGGCGGCAGAACCCTGAAATTCATATCAGCACCGATGCTTCACTGGCCTGACAGCATGTTCACCTTCCTTGCCGAAGACGGAATACTGTTTTCAAATGACGCATTCGGCCAACACGTGTGCCACTCCAAAAGATTGGATACAGACTACAATGTAGATGAAATTCTAAGGCAGGCTCAAAAATACTATGCAAATCTTGTAACTTTAGGCTCCCCAATGCTTAGAATGAAACTGCAGGAACTGATTGATGCAGACCTGGTAAGCCAAATCAAAATGATTGCACCATGCCACGGTCAAATCTGGACTAATCCTGCACCTATCTTGGAAAAATACTCAGAGTGGGGTTCCGGAGTATGCAATGACAAAATCACTGTAATTTATGATACAATGCACCATTCAACTGAAAAACTGGCTTTCCAAATCGCTGAGGGAATTATGAGCGAAGGAGTTGAAGTCAGAATGTATTACATGCAGGAAGACGGACCTGATGATGTGATTACCGACATTCTGGATTCAAAAGCCATTGCACTTGGTGTGCCTACAATGATGAACAAGCCATTCCCTAGAATAGGAAACATGATGTACTGGCTTGACTGCGTTAACTTCAAAGGAACAGGCAGTGAAAAAAACGCACTCGTATTTTCATCTAAAGGATGGGGCGGAGGAGCAGTGGCCAAACTTGAAAAAGAGCTTGAAGCTGCCGGATTTAATGTTACTGACACACTGGACGTATTATTCGTACCGGACGAAGATGTACTTGAAGAGGCATTTGAGAAAGGTGCAGCACTTGCACGTTCAATTAAAGAATAA